The proteins below come from a single Tigriopus californicus strain San Diego chromosome 3, Tcal_SD_v2.1, whole genome shotgun sequence genomic window:
- the LOC131878021 gene encoding uncharacterized protein LOC131878021 — protein MRSRLAGTTMIMYKAETYLVLASLIICAHGAFKCEVKTQQSISDYRLSSRAVQGILFKNGQGGGGFQAIDCVCEGTSRHVFDDDLIEKFPTSDPKWEDSAVLRVRDCKNLELDLSEYDGDLPQTLDRGALIIENVDEMRVLSFKYGFRSNEPKRNEKAFSSIYFRNINMTAGTQLDFEEKVEVLLHQVRMTDENSDPLIVKSTNSIKGINPIIRIEECQFNLGDNLQSKREYFEIEVINEHQVEDSTSECSKYYDYEGEVYFKRNTLSKLGTGRFYVNGASKVIVEDNLIEVLELEAFEMKQVEELDIVRNIIRNDRARPSFKVEYEKDISKCTNQPDLPEDRIKGKITMNRVWRVRKSMAEVAFSGYSDEEKLKIAKKIKLEENAGWGFCQCAELNAKEDQANLLIENKILRDSICASSVTGGIGKRKSICAGSHPRPFLGSLLNAFGLDSGTPRNEVGFLFPLSIAWTTFAIGIGRL, from the exons ATGCGATCGAGACTCGCAGGGACCACAATGATTATGTATAAAGCGGAGACATACCTGGTGTTGGCCAGTCTCATCATTTGCGCCCATGGGGCGTTCAAATGCGAAGTGAAGACTCAACAAAGTATTTCAGACTATAGATTATCCAGTCGAGCCGTGCAGGGAATCCTcttcaaaaatggccaaggagGTGGCGGATTTCAGGCAATTGATTGTGTATGTGAAGGAACGTCCAGG CACGTGTTTGATGATGACCTAATTGAAAAGTTTCCGACTTCTGATCCGAAATGGGAAGACTCGGCGGTTTTACGGGTTCGGGATTGCAAGAACTTGGAACTCGACCTTTCCGAGTATGACGGAGATTTGCCCCAAACCTTGGACCGAGGAGCCCTCATAATTGAAAATGTCGATGAGATGAGAGTCCTGTCCTTCAAATACGGCTTTAGGAGCAACGAACCTAAGCGCAACGAAAAAGCG TTTTCCAGCATCTACTTTAGAAATATCAATATGACGGCGGGTACCCAATTGGACTTTGAGGAAAAGGTCGAGGTTTTGCTCCATCAAGTGAGAATGACTGACGAGAATTCAGATCCATTAATCGTGAAGAGTACCAATAGCATAAAGGGAATTAACCCCATCATCAGAATTGAGGAGTGTCAATTCAACTTGGGCGACAATCTCCAGAGCAAGAGGGAGTACTTCGAGATTGAAGTGATCAATGAGCACCAAGTTGAAGATAGCACGTCTGAATGCAGCAAGTACTACGACTACGAAGGCGAGGTCTACTTCAAGCGAAACACGTTATCCAAACTTGGAACCGGCCGGTTCTATGTGAATGGAGCCTCCAAAGTAATTGTCGAGGACAATCTCATTGAGGTGCTTGAGCTGGaggcttttgaaatgaaacaagtggaAGAGTTGGATATTGTCCGCAACATCATCCGTAACGACCGGGCCAGGCCCTCTTTCAAAGTTGAGTACGAAAAAGACATCAGCAAATGTACCAACCAGCCCGACTTGCCAGAGGATCGAATCAAAGGAAAGATCACCATGAACCGAGTTTGGAGAGTCAGGAAGAGCATGGCCGAAGTGGCTTTCAGCGGCTACTCGGACGAGGAAAAGTTGAAGATCgcaaaaaagatcaagttGGAAGAGAATGCCGGCTGGGGCTTTTGTCAATGTGCGGAGTTGAATGCCAAGGAGGATCAGGCTAACCTGTTGATCGAAAACAAGATCCTCCGGGACTCAATCTGTGCGTCCTCGGTCACCGGTGGAATCGGAAAGCGAAAATCCATTTGTGCCGGCAGTCATCCTCGACCATTCTTGGGCAGTCTCTTgaatgcgtttggtttggatagTGGAACCCCACGGAACGAGGTCGGATTCTTGTTCCCTCTCTCTATTGCGTGGACCACCTTTGCCATAGGTATCGGTAGGCTCTAA